Proteins found in one Geomonas subterranea genomic segment:
- a CDS encoding B12-binding domain-containing radical SAM protein: MKILLAYKCHPEGARDPFTSLLPVGLLSLSAVLRDAGHSVTLANLSRLPWPQVRVLLHRLSPELVGISQFTHNRSESIRLARLAKEVDPSCCVVLGGPHATHSWREQLERHREVDAIVLGEGEQTLLELVEARTDGGALSQVAGVACREGGGILLGPSRAAVADLDQLPLPAHDPGATIGVDLRRQLEFVITSRGCPASCLFCSSPLFWGRGVRFRSPASVVDELRFLKERYGLIYFSFRDDTFTANRARVLEICRLIEEQRLHILWNCQSRVNAVDQEMLVAMKRAGCECVQFGVESGSPEMLKALGKKILPADVERAAAAVRKAGINLSVYLITGIPGEDDEDLQQTVRLIDRIRPQDGQVSPLVYYPGTELLHGAVRRHEVPADLFEEKEGEGFLVRRDPFVERSRQSILKALQKAGKKGRFSRADFVAQRELVGYCFVTELLQAETLEQEGDWEGAVRLCKGMTRQEPDNPWGWLQLAGLQERGGDLEGAARSYRKLAQLVPNHLPAFVALGELALAQGDRAAAARHYQRALELDPADEAALDGAAQAGVGRGKRSTKR, encoded by the coding sequence ATGAAGATTCTCCTGGCTTACAAATGCCATCCAGAAGGGGCGCGTGACCCGTTCACCTCGCTCTTGCCGGTAGGCCTGCTTTCCCTGAGCGCGGTGCTCAGGGATGCGGGGCACAGTGTGACCCTCGCCAACCTCTCCCGCCTCCCGTGGCCGCAGGTGCGTGTGCTTTTGCACCGGCTCTCGCCAGAGCTGGTCGGCATCTCCCAGTTCACCCACAACCGTTCGGAATCCATTCGCCTGGCCCGTCTTGCCAAGGAAGTCGACCCTTCCTGCTGCGTCGTCCTAGGCGGTCCGCACGCGACCCATTCCTGGCGCGAGCAACTGGAGCGGCACCGTGAGGTGGACGCCATCGTGCTGGGGGAAGGGGAACAGACCCTGCTGGAGCTGGTTGAGGCCCGCACGGACGGGGGGGCGCTGTCGCAGGTGGCCGGGGTCGCCTGCCGTGAAGGCGGGGGGATCCTGCTGGGACCCTCCCGCGCAGCCGTGGCCGATCTGGACCAATTGCCCCTGCCGGCGCACGACCCCGGCGCGACCATCGGCGTCGATCTGCGGCGCCAGCTCGAATTCGTGATCACCTCCCGCGGGTGCCCGGCTAGTTGCCTGTTCTGCTCGTCGCCGCTTTTCTGGGGGCGCGGCGTCCGTTTCCGCTCGCCGGCCTCGGTGGTTGACGAACTGCGGTTTCTGAAGGAACGCTACGGGCTGATCTACTTCTCCTTCCGCGACGACACCTTCACCGCCAACCGTGCTCGCGTGCTGGAGATCTGCCGCCTCATCGAGGAGCAGCGGCTGCACATCCTGTGGAACTGCCAGTCCCGCGTCAACGCGGTGGATCAGGAGATGCTGGTCGCCATGAAACGGGCCGGGTGCGAGTGCGTTCAGTTCGGGGTGGAATCCGGCTCCCCGGAGATGCTCAAGGCGCTGGGGAAGAAGATCCTTCCGGCGGACGTGGAGCGGGCGGCTGCCGCCGTGCGCAAGGCGGGGATCAACCTCTCCGTCTATCTGATCACCGGTATTCCCGGGGAGGACGACGAGGACCTGCAGCAGACCGTGCGCCTGATCGACCGGATCAGGCCCCAGGACGGGCAAGTCTCACCCCTGGTGTACTACCCGGGAACGGAACTGCTGCACGGCGCGGTGCGGCGGCACGAGGTGCCGGCCGATCTCTTCGAGGAAAAGGAGGGGGAGGGGTTCCTGGTACGCCGCGATCCCTTCGTGGAGCGCTCGCGCCAGTCCATACTGAAGGCGCTGCAAAAGGCCGGCAAAAAGGGGCGCTTCAGCCGTGCCGATTTCGTCGCGCAGCGGGAACTGGTGGGCTACTGCTTCGTGACCGAGCTGCTGCAGGCGGAAACCCTGGAGCAGGAGGGGGACTGGGAGGGGGCCGTCAGGCTCTGCAAGGGGATGACGCGGCAGGAGCCGGATAACCCGTGGGGGTGGCTGCAGTTGGCGGGCTTGCAGGAGCGGGGGGGCGACCTCGAGGGCGCAGCGCGCTCCTACCGGAAGCTCGCGCAGTTGGTTCCCAACCATCTCCCGGCTTTCGTGGCCCTGGGAGAGCTGGCCCTGGCGCAGGGGGATCGTGCTGCGGCGGCGCGCCACTACCAACGGGCCCTGGAACTCGACCCCGCTGACGAGGCGGCCCTCGATGGTGCCGCCCAGGCGGGCGTGGGGCGCGGGAAAAGGTCTACCAAGCGCTGA